From a region of the Leptospira montravelensis genome:
- a CDS encoding GNAT family N-acetyltransferase, with protein sequence MKIRQANYKDVSKISPVFDEYRQFYGQPTNLTGANKFIQDRMEHAESIIFLAEDPDTGEILGFTQLYPVFSSISMQRSYILNDLFVKSKFRKKGIAKQLIAEAKTFTKTNSGKGLELSTSTHNKEARALYAKEGFEQETEFLTYFWKSV encoded by the coding sequence ATGAAAATTAGACAAGCTAACTATAAAGATGTATCCAAAATTTCCCCTGTTTTCGATGAATACAGACAATTTTATGGACAACCCACTAACCTAACAGGCGCAAATAAGTTCATACAAGACCGAATGGAACATGCAGAGTCCATTATTTTTTTAGCAGAAGATCCGGACACTGGAGAAATTCTTGGCTTTACGCAACTTTATCCAGTCTTTTCTTCGATTTCCATGCAAAGATCTTATATTCTAAATGACCTCTTTGTTAAAAGTAAATTCCGCAAAAAGGGAATCGCAAAACAACTGATTGCTGAAGCAAAAACTTTTACCAAAACAAATTCTGGTAAAGGATTAGAACTTTCCACTTCCACCCACAACAAAGAGGCTCGCGCATTATATGCAAAAGAAGGTTTTGAACAAGAAACCGAATTTTTGACTTACTTTTGGAAGTCTGTTTAA
- a CDS encoding FMN-binding negative transcriptional regulator, whose amino-acid sequence MYIPEHFLMETEFIYQSIEENPFSILVSDSKNGIEATHLPLLLSDDKQTLVGHFAKPNPQKESVGKEVLCIFTGPHCYISPSWYETDRAVPTWNFTAVHVKGILNIVDDPEKIQKSLIALVNRFESKDSKYQIHSVDTNYIEGLKKGIVPFEIKITHIEGKQKLSQNHTEERRNLVIANLELMSGENEKAIASLMRKSLNQ is encoded by the coding sequence GTGTACATCCCAGAACATTTTTTAATGGAAACAGAATTTATTTACCAATCCATCGAAGAAAATCCTTTTTCGATTTTAGTATCGGATTCAAAAAATGGGATAGAAGCAACTCATTTGCCTCTTTTACTTTCAGACGACAAACAAACTTTAGTGGGGCATTTTGCAAAACCAAATCCACAAAAAGAAAGTGTCGGAAAAGAAGTTCTTTGTATTTTTACAGGACCACATTGTTATATCTCACCGTCTTGGTATGAAACAGACCGAGCAGTTCCGACTTGGAATTTTACGGCAGTGCATGTAAAAGGAATTTTAAATATCGTAGATGATCCCGAAAAAATACAAAAGAGTTTGATTGCATTAGTCAATCGGTTCGAATCAAAGGACTCGAAGTATCAAATTCATTCTGTAGATACCAATTATATAGAAGGATTAAAAAAAGGAATTGTTCCTTTTGAAATCAAAATCACTCATATTGAAGGCAAACAAAAGCTGAGCCAAAATCATACAGAAGAACGGCGAAATCTTGTGATCGCAAATCTAGAATTGATGTCCGGAGAAAACGAAAAAGCGATTGCATCTTTAATGAGAAAAAGTCTAAATCAATAA
- a CDS encoding NAD(P)/FAD-dependent oxidoreductase: protein MKLELNVRVTPEIASNPDHLLQFVSKQNKIPKSDIKHIECTSRSIDARQRNVVFQLRLDVYIKEEFIPLEYPIPHFPNVSLEEPVIIIGAGPAGLFAALRVLELGKKPIILERGKNVKDRVEDLRGINVHHFVNEDSNYCFGEGGAGTYSDGKLYTRSKKRGNIRKVLEYLVTFGATKQILVDAHPHIGTNKLPRIIQNIRECILAAGGEIHFKTRITDLILSGNSITGVKSTSGDQWMAKNVIIATGHSGREMFQLLYEKGIQIQTKPLAIGVRVEHPQSLIDSIQYHCDVKNPLLPASEYSLVKQINGRGVYSFCMCPGGVIAPCATKPGEVVTNGWSSAERSRPTANSGIVVELRFDDFKPFESYGVFSALQYQSSIEQKAFVMNGGTQKAPAQRMVDFTKNKISDDLPKTSYTPGLVSVSLSELLPPLIADSLKKGFQEFESSMKGYFTNEAIIHAPETRTSSPIQVPRNPDTLEHIQIKGLFPCGEGAGYAGGIVSAAIDGMKCAEAALTGSFTK from the coding sequence TTGAAACTAGAACTAAACGTCAGAGTCACACCAGAGATTGCATCAAACCCAGATCATTTGTTGCAGTTTGTTTCCAAACAAAACAAAATTCCGAAATCTGATATCAAACATATTGAATGTACATCCCGGTCGATTGATGCCAGACAAAGAAATGTAGTTTTCCAATTGCGATTGGATGTTTATATTAAGGAAGAATTTATTCCCCTTGAATATCCGATTCCACATTTTCCCAATGTGAGTTTAGAAGAACCAGTGATTATCATTGGAGCCGGTCCTGCTGGACTCTTTGCCGCCTTACGAGTCTTAGAGTTAGGAAAAAAACCAATCATTTTGGAACGTGGGAAAAATGTTAAAGATAGAGTGGAAGATTTACGGGGAATCAACGTACACCATTTCGTCAACGAAGATTCCAATTATTGTTTTGGAGAAGGAGGAGCTGGAACCTATTCGGATGGAAAACTTTATACCAGATCCAAAAAACGAGGAAACATACGTAAAGTTTTGGAATATCTAGTTACATTTGGAGCCACAAAACAAATATTAGTTGATGCACATCCCCATATTGGAACAAATAAACTTCCACGTATTATACAAAATATAAGAGAGTGTATTCTTGCCGCTGGAGGAGAGATACATTTTAAAACTCGGATCACAGATTTGATTCTCTCTGGAAATTCTATTACCGGCGTAAAATCTACTTCTGGTGACCAGTGGATGGCAAAAAATGTGATCATAGCCACAGGCCATTCAGGAAGAGAAATGTTTCAACTTTTGTATGAAAAGGGAATTCAAATCCAAACAAAACCTCTTGCCATCGGTGTGCGAGTAGAACATCCACAAAGTTTAATTGATTCCATCCAATACCACTGTGATGTCAAAAATCCCCTTTTACCTGCATCCGAATATTCGCTTGTTAAACAAATCAATGGCAGAGGAGTTTATAGCTTTTGTATGTGCCCCGGTGGAGTGATTGCACCATGCGCCACCAAACCGGGTGAAGTTGTCACAAATGGTTGGTCAAGTGCCGAACGTTCGCGTCCCACTGCAAATTCTGGTATCGTCGTTGAACTTCGATTTGATGATTTTAAGCCATTTGAATCTTACGGAGTTTTTTCTGCCTTACAATACCAATCTTCCATTGAACAAAAGGCATTTGTTATGAATGGTGGAACACAAAAGGCACCAGCACAACGAATGGTAGATTTTACCAAAAATAAAATTTCAGATGACCTTCCTAAAACTTCTTACACACCAGGACTTGTTTCTGTATCATTATCAGAATTACTTCCTCCTCTCATTGCTGATTCATTAAAAAAAGGATTCCAAGAATTCGAATCATCAATGAAAGGATACTTTACGAATGAAGCTATCATCCATGCACCAGAAACAAGAACTTCTTCTCCCATTCAAGTGCCTAGAAATCCCGATACATTAGAACACATCCAAATCAAAGGTTTATTTCCTTGCGGAGAAGGA